The following coding sequences lie in one Apium graveolens cultivar Ventura chromosome 1, ASM990537v1, whole genome shotgun sequence genomic window:
- the LOC141719871 gene encoding uncharacterized protein LOC141719871 yields MADKSSERAAKIASASKRAAKEINEDNVPLVEETARMKKARLAGLDTRGKATEPIFLKKHKEPIGEASTEGAGGHGTPITAAAPTAAATGAFQPLWGFRRGDTVVGSTKHAWDWSYHSVTPKDFTDVVATPDLERIKLMGAQSLASSNAYFQGAVRQAESWKRASDKADNALRRQQKKYATLEKKLKRKEEELGESNAELVVLRAEKDKAIDNYLDSEEFAQSMRIRDDSVFPEFFRTGWDTALGTVNEACPDINPADYICPDDEALLQRFRTRVVVSDHVPQDPLLPPPESSSRPAEDDSSSSSSETTETSSESGEDDDMDAEGTSAP; encoded by the exons ctgctaaggagattaacgaggacaatgttcctttggttgaggaaacagctaggatgaagaaagctcggctcgcaggcctagacacccggggaaaggccacggagcctatctttttgaagaagcacaaagagcctataggggaggcctcaactgaaggagctggaggccatggtactcctatcactgctgctgcccctactgctgctgccacaggcgcctttcagcctctctggggattccgccgaggggacaccgtagttggttccacgaaacatgcttgggattggtcttaccatagcgtgacccccaaggattttactgatgtggtggccacccctgatcttgagaggatcaagctcatgggagctcagtctctggcttcg tctaacgcctattttcaaggcgctgtgaggcaagccgaatcatggaagcgggcttctgataaggccgataatgccctcaggaggcaacagaagaagtatgctaccctggagaagaagctcaagcgcaaggaggaagaactcggagagtctaacgccgagctggtggtacttcgggcggagaaggataaagctatagacaactatctggactcggaggagtttgcccaatccatgaggattagggatgattcagtctttcccgagttttttaggactggttgggacacggcccttgggaccgtgaacgaggcttgtcctgatattaacccggcggactacatctgccctgatgacgaggctttgctacagaggtttcgtacccgagtagttgtctcggaccatgttcctcaggatccactccttcctcctcccgagtcttcttccagacctgctgaggacgacagctcttcctcctcctccgagacgacagagacatccagcgagagtggagaggacgatgatatggatgccgagggtacttcagctccttag